One part of the Eptesicus fuscus isolate TK198812 chromosome 20, DD_ASM_mEF_20220401, whole genome shotgun sequence genome encodes these proteins:
- the CHRNE gene encoding acetylcholine receptor subunit epsilon, which translates to MAGALLSALFLLQLLGRGEGKNEELRLYHHLFDNYDPQCRPVRRPEDTVSINLKVTLTNLISLNEKEETLTTSVWIGIDWHDYRLNFSKEDFGDIGTLRVPAQHVWLPEIVLENNIDGHFGVAYDCNVLVSEGGYVSWLPPAIYRSTCAVEVSYFPFDWQNCSLVFRSQTYNAQEVEFAFVVGDDGEPISKIDIDTEAYTENGEWAIDFCPGEIRRQDRDPADGRGDFDIVYWLIIRRKPLFYIINIIVPCVLISGLVLLPYFLPAQAGGQKCTVSINVLLAQTVFLFLIAQKIPETSLSVPLLGRYLIFVMVVATLIVMNCVFVLNVSLRTPATHATSPRLRHVLLELLPRLLGSGAPPEAPGAALPPRRASSVGLLLRAEELILKKPRSELVFEGQRYRHGTWTAALYQSLGAAAPEIRCCVDAVNFMAESTRDQEASGEEVSDWVRMGKALDNICFWAALVLFSVGSSLIFLGGYLNQVPDLPYPPCIKT; encoded by the exons ATGGCAGGGGCCCTGCTCAGCGCCCTGTTCCTCTTGCAGCTTCTCG GCCGAGGCGAGGGGAAGAACGAGGAGTTGCGCCTTTATCACCATCTTTTCGACAATTATGACCCACAGTGCAGGCCAGTGAGGAGGCCCGAGGACACGGTCAGCATCAACCTCAAGGTCACCCTGACCAACCTCATCTCACTG AACGAGAAAGAGGAGACCCTCACCACCAGCGTCTGGATTGGAATC GACTGGCACGATTACCGCCTCAACTTCAGTAAGGAGGACTTTGGGGACATAGGCACCCTGCGGGTCCCAGCACAACACGTATGGCTACCAGAGATTGTGCTGGAAAACAA CATCGACGGCCATTTCGGCGTGGCCTACGACTGCAACGTGCTGGTCTCCGAGGGCGGCTACGTGAGCTGGCTGCCCCCCGCCATCTACCGCAGCACCTGCGCCGTGGAGGTCTCCTACTTCCCCTTCGACTGGCAGAACTGCTCGCTCGTCTTCCG CTCTCAGACGTACAATGCCCAAGAGGTGGAGTTCGCCTTTGTGGTGGGAGATGACGGCGAACCCATCAGCAAGATCGATATTGACACGGAGGCCTACACCG AGAACGGCGAGTGGGCCATCGACTTCTGCCCCGGGGAGATCCGCCGCCAGGACAGAGACCCCGCTGACGGTCGCGGGGACTTTGACATCGTATACTGGCTCATCATCCGCCGGAAGCCGCTCTTCTACATCATTAACATCATCGTGCCCTGCGTGCTCATCTCGGGCCTGGTGCTGCTCCCCTACTTCCTGCCGGCGCAGG CCGGCGGCCAGAAATGCACCGTCTCCATCAACGTCCTGCTCGCCCAGACCGTCTTCCTGTTCCTAATTGCCCAGAAAATCCCAGAGACGTCTCTGAGCGTGCCGCTGCTGGGCAG GTACCTCATCTTCGTCATGGTGGTGGCCACGCTCATTGTCATGAATTGCGTCTTCGTGCTCAACGTGTCTTTGCGGACGCCCGCCACTCACGCCACGTCCCCGCGGCTGCGCCAC GTCTTGCTAGAGCTGCTGCCGCGCCTCCTGGGCTCGGGCGCGCCCCCGGAGGCCCCCGGGGCAGCCTTGCCCCCAAGGCGGGCATCGTCCGTGGGCCTATTGCTCCGCGCCGAGGAGCTGATACTGAAAAAGCCGCGGAGCGAGCTCGTGTTTGAGGGGCAGAGGTACCGGCACGGCACCTGGACCG CTGCCCTCTACCAGAGCCTGGGCGCCGCCGCCCCCGAGATCCGCTGCTGTGTGGATGCCGTGAACTTCATGGCCGAGAGCACGCGAGACCAGGAGGCCAGCGGCGAG GAGGTGTCCGACTGGGTGCGCATGGGGAAGGCCCTGGACAACATCTGCTTCTGGGCGGCGCTGGTGCTCTTCAGTGTGGGCTCCAGCCTCATCTTCCTGGGGGGCTACCTAAACCAGGTGCCCGACCTGCCCTACCCACCGTGCATCAAGACCTGA
- the C20H17orf107 gene encoding uncharacterized protein C17orf107 homolog isoform X2 codes for MKGTPSSLETLLWVYRFHSSTEVALQPPLLSSLELAVAAAHEYLEQRFTELKSREPPAPEPTLGLLLREAAASVLNFGTTLLEQEVRGLGGDDSSAGPAPDAGDPGGALARVAQAAGQGTRQAGAAVGASARFLLRGAWLCLCGRGLRGSASFLQQCGSQLDLGTPGEPRYSEDLKAASSGSAEDGGPENPQSSQAHPAFK; via the exons ATGAAGGGGACGCCCAGCTCCCTGGAGACCCTGCTGTGGGTCTACCGCTTCCACAGCTCCACGGAG GTGGCCCTCCAGCCCCCGCTCCTGTCTTCGCTGGAGCTCGCTGTGGCCGCGGCCCACGAGTATCTGGAGCAGAGGTTCACGGAGCTGAAGTCGCGGGAGCCGCCCGCTCCGGAGCCCaccctggggctgctgctcagaGAGGCCGCGGCCAGCGTCCTGAACTTCGGCACCACCTTGTTAGAG caggaGGTGCGGGGACTCGGCGGAGACGACAGCAGCGCGGGCCCCGCCCCGGACGCCGGAGATCCCGGTGGCGCGCTGGCCCGGGTGGCCCAGGCTGCGGGGCAGGGCACTCGGCAAGCCGGGGCTGCGGTGGGCGCGAGCGCACGGTTCCTGCTCCGGGGGGCATGGCTGTGCCTGTGCGGACGGGGTCTACGGGGGTCCGCCTCGTTCCTGCAGCAGTGCGGAAGCCAGCTGGATCTCGGAACCCCCGGGGAGCCG AGATACTCAGAAGACCTCAAGGCGGCGTCCAGCGGCAGTGCAGAGGATGGGGGACCGGAGAACCCACAGTCGTCCCAGGCCCACCCTGCGTTCAAATAA
- the C20H17orf107 gene encoding uncharacterized protein C17orf107 homolog isoform X1, with product MKGTPSSLETLLWVYRFHSSTEVALQPPLLSSLELAVAAAHEYLEQRFTELKSREPPAPEPTLGLLLREAAASVLNFGTTLLEISALWLQQEVRGLGGDDSSAGPAPDAGDPGGALARVAQAAGQGTRQAGAAVGASARFLLRGAWLCLCGRGLRGSASFLQQCGSQLDLGTPGEPRYSEDLKAASSGSAEDGGPENPQSSQAHPAFK from the exons ATGAAGGGGACGCCCAGCTCCCTGGAGACCCTGCTGTGGGTCTACCGCTTCCACAGCTCCACGGAG GTGGCCCTCCAGCCCCCGCTCCTGTCTTCGCTGGAGCTCGCTGTGGCCGCGGCCCACGAGTATCTGGAGCAGAGGTTCACGGAGCTGAAGTCGCGGGAGCCGCCCGCTCCGGAGCCCaccctggggctgctgctcagaGAGGCCGCGGCCAGCGTCCTGAACTTCGGCACCACCTTGTTAGAG ATCTCggccctgtggctgcagcaggaGGTGCGGGGACTCGGCGGAGACGACAGCAGCGCGGGCCCCGCCCCGGACGCCGGAGATCCCGGTGGCGCGCTGGCCCGGGTGGCCCAGGCTGCGGGGCAGGGCACTCGGCAAGCCGGGGCTGCGGTGGGCGCGAGCGCACGGTTCCTGCTCCGGGGGGCATGGCTGTGCCTGTGCGGACGGGGTCTACGGGGGTCCGCCTCGTTCCTGCAGCAGTGCGGAAGCCAGCTGGATCTCGGAACCCCCGGGGAGCCG AGATACTCAGAAGACCTCAAGGCGGCGTCCAGCGGCAGTGCAGAGGATGGGGGACCGGAGAACCCACAGTCGTCCCAGGCCCACCCTGCGTTCAAATAA